The following coding sequences lie in one Silene latifolia isolate original U9 population chromosome 5, ASM4854445v1, whole genome shotgun sequence genomic window:
- the LOC141655438 gene encoding uncharacterized protein LOC141655438: MKLTHVVFADDLQLFSKGDAPSMILILRTFATFSISSGLKMSKGKTNVCFNGVNSVLKQEIIQISGLVEGKLPFRYLGLPIKTTRLSAKDCKPLIDKIVNSIRTLGSRKLSYAGRLVLVISVLKTFHNYWAQMFILPEAL, encoded by the coding sequence ATGAAATTAACTCACGTAGTATTTGCAGATGACCTACAATTGTTTAGTAAAGGAGATGCCCCATCAATGATCCTGATACTTAGAACTTTTGCGACCTTCTCTATCTCCTCAGGGCTCAAAATGAGCAAGGGCAAGACTAATGTATGTTTTAATGGGGTCAATTCAGTTTTGAAACAGGAGATAATTCAAATTTCTGGTCTGGTTGAAGGCAAACTTCCCTTCAGATATTTGGGGTTACCTATTAAGACAACCAGACTTTCTGCCAAGGATTGCAAACCTCTGATAGATAAGATTGTCAACAGTATTAGAACTCTTGGATCCAGGAAACTCTCCTATGCTGGGAGATTAGTTTTGGTTATATCTGTTCTAAAGACTTTCCATAATTATTGGGCTCAAATGTTTATCCTCCCTGAGGCATTGTGA